The nucleotide sequence GCTGGTCCGCGGTCGGGACTGCGCGCTCAGGCGCTGGGGCTTGCGGCTTGCCGAGCGCAAGGGCCAGGCGAAGGCGAAGGTGGCGCTGGCGCGCAAACTGGCGGTACTCCTCCACCGGCTCTGGGTGAGCGGTGAGCGCTTCAAGGCCTGGCCCGAGCGGGCGGTGGGTGCCTGATCACGACCGCCGGGAGGTAGCGCAACGCGCAGCAAAGCGATCAAAGCGAGCAAACAGGTTGGCCGGGGTATCGAGGACGCCGATCCTGCAGACCGCTTGGGGCAGTGACCCCGTGTTTGGGAGATTCCGGACGGCGTTCTCGTACATCCCATCCTGTCGGCGCCCCCACGGGGGCGACCACGTAGAGAAGCCTGAGGCCTCGGCCAGCCTTCCTTTTACAACCCGGGAGGTTGACTCCGGGGGCCGCTTTAGAGAAGCGGTCTCCGACCGCGAAACTTCTCCGTAGGTTGTGCGCGGCCAAAGGCCGCGTGCAACGTTCCCCGGCACCGGACACCCGGGATGTCGCACACGGCTTCGCCGTGCACGACCTACCCGGTCGGTTCTGCGCGGTCCGAGGCCGCGTGCAACATCGGCCCGCTCCGGGCACATGCACCTGGCACACGGTCCAGCCTTGCACGACCGACCCTGTAGGAGCGGTCCCCCCAACCGCGAAACGGCGCGCAGCGCCGTACTCCCGTTCGGCGCAGCCGTGTGCGACATTCACCGGCCGTCACACAAAGCAATCAACATGCCCCACTCGCCATGAAAACACCCCTCGCACCCCTGCTCCTCGCCCCCCACCGCCGCGAGCCGGCCTGGCTCGCCCCGGCGGCCGCGGTGCTCGGCATCCTCGCCCTCGCCTCCATCCCCGGCGTCCCCGCCGAGGAGGTCGAGGGCCGCTTCTCCATTGCCGCCCTGCCCCCGACCCTGCAGAACGCCCTGCACATCCCGCTCTACGGGATCATCACCTGGGTCTGGCTGCGCGCCCTGCACCACGTCGGCCAGCGCGCCACCCACCTTGGTCTCGCCGCCACCGCGGCGCTCGCCACCGGCCTCCTCGACGAGCTCCGCCAGGGCTTCGTTCCCGGCCGCTACGCCTCCCTCACCGACATGGCCCTGAACGCCGCCGGCATCCTCCTGGCCCTGCTCCTCTGGCATGGCCTGACCCGGCAGCTTACCCCCCGCTGAAGCCCATAGCCCTTTCAGGCGCACCCTTCAGCAGCGGAGCGGGTCGGCCAACGCCCATGGGAAAGGTGTCCGACCGAGATGGCCAGCGCAGCGCGCTACATGCCGCGAGCCGGAGCCGTACGCCGGTGCGCGGCCTTTCGCGGTCGGAGACCGCTCCCACAGGGGGGCCGCTCCCACGGGGCAACGTCTGCGCCTTCCGCCCTCGCTACAGCACAACCCTCGCCCCCTCGGGGAGCCCGCCCCGCGCCAGCAGCGCCTCGCGCAGGGCACGCTTGGCATTCGGCTCCCCATGCACCAGCCGCACCTCCCGCGGCCGGCGTCGCATGCGGCGGACGAAGCGGATCAGGTCTTCACGGTCCGCGTGGGCGGAATAACCGCCGAGGGTCTCGATGCGGGCGCGGATATCGATGCGCTCGCCGTCGAGCATTACCCAGCCGCCGCGGGGGCCGTAGCGCTGGATGTCCCGCCCGGGCGTCCCCGCCGCCTGGTAGCCGACGAAGACCACCGCATGGCGCGGGTCGGGGAGCATGCGCCGGAGGTAGTTCACCACGCGGCCGCCGGCGCACATCCCGCTCGCGGCGATCACCACCGCCGGGCGGTGGGTGCGGGCCAGATAGTCCGCCGTCTGCAGATGCTCCTCGTGGCTGTCCACGGTGTAGAGGTTGTCGAAGGCGAGCGGATGCCGGCCCGCGCGCACCCGTCGGTGGGCCTCGGCATCCCAGTAAGGGCGGAGATCCCGGTAGACCTCCGTGAAGCGTGCGGCGAGCGGGGAGTCGACGATGATCTCGAGGTTGGGCCAGTCTGCGGGTGATGAGGCGAGTCGCCGCGGGAGCGCGCCTCCCATGGCCCCCTCTCCCGTGGGAGGCGCGCTCCCGCGGCGATCCCCCCAATCCCTCGACCCCGCCGCCCCGTGAATCAGCCCTTCGATCTCGTACAGCAGCTCCTGCGTCCGCCCGATGCTGAACGCCGGCACGATCACCGTGCCGCCGTCGGCCAGCGCCTGGTCGATCGCCGCCTTGAGACGGTGGCGCCGCGCCCGCCGCCCCTCGTGCACACCATCCCCGTAGGTGGACTCGAGCACCAAGCGGTCCGCGGCGTAAGACGCCTTCGGCGCAGGCAGCAGCGGCGCGTAGGGCGCCCCCAGGTCCCCCGAGAACACGATGCGCTCCCGCCGACCCTCGCACCGCCAGTCCACCTCCACATAGGCCGACCCGAGAATATGCCCGGCGCGCTGCAGCCGCAGCCGCGTGCCGCCGGCGCCGGGCAGCCCGTGCCACGCGCCGTAGTCCAGCGCCACCAGCCGCCCCTGCACCTCATCCAGGAACTGCCGGATCAGCCGCTCGTCCCGGGTGAAGCCGATCTTCAGCGCATCCTCGATCACCAGCGGCAGCAGCCGCGCCGAGGGCACGCTGCAGAGGATCGGCCCGCGATAGCCGGCGGCCAGCAGATAGGGCAGGCGCCCGATATGGTCGATATGCACGTGGGTGACCACCAGCGCAATGACGTCGTCGACAGGGAAATCGATCCGGTGGCGCTCCAGCGTGTCACCCGAACCGCCGTCCTCCCCCTGGAACAGCCCGCAGTCCACCAGCAGGGACTGCCCCGGGCCAAGCCGCAGCCGATGGCAGCTGCCGGTCACGCCCTCATGGCCGCCGTGGTGCTCGATGCGTGGGTAGTCCTCCATGACAACCTGTCCTTACTCGAGTTGCTGACTGTGCTAATTTTCTCGCTAGACCAGAACGGGGATGGCCAATGCCCGATAGCGTAGAGAATCTGCTGCTCGAACATCTGCGCGTCATCCGCTCGGACCTCTCCGCGATGAAGGAAGACCTTCGGGAGGTCAAGCAACGGATCACCAGCGTCGAATCAGGCGTCGCCGGCCTGCGTCGCGACAGCGCCCAGGTATACGCTGACACGGTGGATCAGCACGGCCGTTATGATCGGCTGCTGGAGCGTATCGAGCGCATCGAACGGCGCCTGGAGATCCAGGATGAAGCTCGGGGGCCAGGCCCCTAGGGTATTCTGGTGCCTGCCGTGGCGGCCCCTCAGCGCCCGAAACTCTCCAGAATCGTCCTCCGATTCTCCACCAGCTTCAGCAGATCCACCGTCAGGAAGAACCCGGTCTCGTCGTCACGGCGGGACACACCCACGGTGTAGGCGTTGGCGAAGTGCAGCGCCGCGCCGTAGCCCCAGTCCTCCACCTCGCGGCGGTCCGAGTACAGGGCGATGAGCGAGCCGCCGGAGGGCAGGTACCAGCGCTCCTGGCGCCAGTAGTTGACCCCCACCACCTCCAGCATCAGCGCCTCCTGGAACTGGTCCCCGTCCTCCGCCCCCTCGACGTACTCCATCACCAGGTTCGGATGCAGCAGGATCCACTGCCTCTCCGGCGGCGGCGCAAAGCGGGCGTCCTCGTCCCGCCGGTAGAGATAGCTGTTCAGCGTGAGCTCCAGCAGGGTCTGCGAGCGGGCGTCGTCCAGATAGGCCTGCCACTGGGCGTCCAGATCCCGCGCGTAGCGGGCAAAGGCCAGGGCCGAATCCGAGGCGTAGGTCGCCTGGGCGTGGTTGTAGAGCTCGGCGTACTCGTCCAGCACATCGAAGCAGTCCGCCCTGTCGGCCACTTCCATGGCCCGGGCATCACAGGCCCCAACGTTCGCCGGCTGCAGGAACACGCGCCCGTCGATCACCAGCTCCCCGTCGCGCCCGACGGTCACCGTCGGCACCCCGCGCCCGGCGTCGATGACATCCAGCACCGCCTGATTCGGGCTGACCCGCTCCCCCCGCTCGCCGGCCTCCGTGAGGCGCCGGAAGCCGCCATAACGCTCCGCCCAGCCCTGGGTCTCCCGCAGGAAGGTGGTCAGCCGCTCGAGCACGCCCCGCAGGTCCTCGTTGTCGGCGCAGAGCGCCGCGCGCACGTCCGCGGCGCCGGCCTGCACCGCCGGCAGGTGCACCGCGGGCGGCGTCTCCTGCTCGCAGAGGCAGTCCGCCGCGGTGGCATCCGGCCCGCAGGGATTGCCCGGCCCGTTCTGCGCACCCGCCGGGCCCACCAGGCCGAGCAGGGCAACCAGCACCCCGCCCACCAGCAGCCGCCGCGCCAACCCGACCACGCCCATCACTCGAACTCCTCCCCGAAGCTCTCCACCAGCGCCTTCAGCGCCTGCCCGGCACGGATGAGATCCCGCAGCGCATCCTCGTCCCGCGGCTGGAAGTCCTCGAAGGCCTCCTCCAGGCGCTCCGCATGTCCGCGCAGGGTGCGTGCGAAGAACCGCTCCGAGGCCGCCTCCGTCTCCGCCTTGCGGGGACGGAACCGGAACAGCAGCCGGAACAGCGGCAGGTGCACCTTGGGGTTGAGCAGGTAGTGGCCGATGGCGTGGGTGTTGGCGCGGGTGACGGAGGTCAGCTCCGCCAGCGTGTAGGCCTTGCGGAAGACCAGATGCGATACCCAGCGGCCGTTGTC is from Spiribacter halobius and encodes:
- a CDS encoding MBL fold metallo-hydrolase RNA specificity domain-containing protein — translated: MEDYPRIEHHGGHEGVTGSCHRLRLGPGQSLLVDCGLFQGEDGGSGDTLERHRIDFPVDDVIALVVTHVHIDHIGRLPYLLAAGYRGPILCSVPSARLLPLVIEDALKIGFTRDERLIRQFLDEVQGRLVALDYGAWHGLPGAGGTRLRLQRAGHILGSAYVEVDWRCEGRRERIVFSGDLGAPYAPLLPAPKASYAADRLVLESTYGDGVHEGRRARRHRLKAAIDQALADGGTVIVPAFSIGRTQELLYEIEGLIHGAAGSRDWGDRRGSAPPTGEGAMGGALPRRLASSPADWPNLEIIVDSPLAARFTEVYRDLRPYWDAEAHRRVRAGRHPLAFDNLYTVDSHEEHLQTADYLARTHRPAVVIAASGMCAGGRVVNYLRRMLPDPRHAVVFVGYQAAGTPGRDIQRYGPRGGWVMLDGERIDIRARIETLGGYSAHADREDLIRFVRRMRRRPREVRLVHGEPNAKRALREALLARGGLPEGARVVL
- a CDS encoding VanZ family protein, whose translation is MKTPLAPLLLAPHRREPAWLAPAAAVLGILALASIPGVPAEEVEGRFSIAALPPTLQNALHIPLYGIITWVWLRALHHVGQRATHLGLAATAALATGLLDELRQGFVPGRYASLTDMALNAAGILLALLLWHGLTRQLTPR